A section of the Bacillota bacterium genome encodes:
- the dpsA gene encoding dipicolinate synthase subunit DpsA has translation MTDALRDIPLLVAGGDERELCLARRLLELGARLSMAGFPRDVLPPGATGPVTLREAAGRVRAIVCPLSGTDAEGNIRVRMDAHVTLRLDGASLAGCLPGTLLLIGTARPVVRELVRRLRLVLVELNQDEEMALLNSVPTAEGALQLAMANLRITIHQSRALVVGLGRCGQQITRILVAMGASVKAVVFNRVEGARAYILGVDAVHPDEIGAAAAEVDVVFNTAPAMMLSEPVLARMEPSTLIIDIASDPGGTDFEAAKLKGLRAIHAVGLPGRVAPRTAGRILASVVPDLLARMLSASGGDPGAGG, from the coding sequence CGCTCAGGGACATCCCCTTGCTTGTGGCCGGTGGCGACGAGCGTGAACTCTGCCTGGCGCGGAGGCTGCTGGAGCTGGGGGCACGGCTTTCGATGGCCGGTTTCCCGCGGGACGTGTTGCCGCCAGGGGCGACGGGTCCCGTCACTCTCAGGGAGGCGGCGGGAAGGGTTCGTGCCATCGTTTGCCCGCTCAGCGGCACCGACGCGGAGGGGAACATCCGGGTGCGTATGGACGCTCACGTCACGCTGCGCCTGGATGGGGCCAGCCTCGCGGGATGCCTGCCGGGGACGCTGCTGCTCATCGGCACCGCACGTCCGGTGGTGCGGGAACTCGTGCGGCGGCTGCGGCTTGTGCTCGTCGAACTCAACCAGGACGAGGAGATGGCACTCTTGAACTCCGTCCCCACTGCCGAGGGCGCCCTGCAGCTTGCCATGGCCAACCTCCGGATCACCATCCACCAGAGCCGGGCGCTGGTGGTGGGCCTGGGGCGCTGCGGCCAGCAGATCACCCGGATTCTCGTCGCCATGGGCGCCTCGGTCAAAGCCGTCGTCTTCAACCGCGTCGAGGGCGCCCGCGCCTACATCCTGGGGGTGGACGCAGTCCATCCAGACGAGATCGGTGCCGCGGCGGCCGAAGTGGACGTCGTCTTCAACACGGCGCCGGCAATGATGCTGAGCGAGCCGGTGCTGGCGAGGATGGAGCCTTCCACGCTCATCATCGACATCGCCTCCGATCCCGGCGGCACCGACTTCGAGGCGGCGAAGCTGAAGGGCCTGCGCGCCATCCACGCGGTCGGCCTGCCGGGACGGGTCGCACCGCGGACGGCGGGCCGTATCCTGGCCTCCGTTGTGCCGGATCTCTTGGCCCGGATGCTTTCCGCTTCCGGCGGGGATCCAGGGGCTGGGGGATAG